Genomic DNA from Paenibacillus borealis:
CGAGGACAAGGGAATGAGGACTAGACTCAAGAAAAAAAGAAAACAACCCATTTATCTACTACTAAAATTTGCAGCATTGATCATCTTGTTTCTGTTGTCCGTCTCTGTCTTCGGAGATAATGGGACAAATAGCGGCGAGGTGGAAGTCGATATGTCGGAATTATCTGCGGCTAAGGATGCGGGCCCCGCAGTTCCGGAGGGGACTGTGCTATGGAAGCTTGGCCAGCATGACGGTTCAGCTGCAGAGTTCGCAGCAGCCGGATCAAACGGGGCCAAAGGGGTATTCAGCATTGCTTCATCCACAGTGAAGGCAGCTGAGCTTCAGACTATCCCATCCGGGCTGCACGGCGAGACCAATCCTGAACTGCGGATTACGTACAAGCTGGATAAGATCCCGGTTAACGGGGTCTTATTTCGCGTCAGCATCCTTGATGCCTACAAATCCGTCCCGCAGATGAGTGTGTTCTCCAACCGGCAGCTGTCCGGGATTATTCAGATTGCCGGTGTGGATGGTACGGACAGTAAATACGATTTCCGCAAAACCTATGAGCTATACATTCCCAAAGAACAGCTCATCAGCGGAACCAACGAGCTGACGCTGCGGGCAGCGCGCGGGATCTACTCTTCTGCTGCGGAGGATAAGTACAACTGGTGGACATGGGATGACCTTAGTCTGGAAGCACTGAAGACTCCGGTCAAGGAGCCGATTCACGGCAGCTATACGCTGACCGGAACCATGGTCAACAACAAACAGTTTTATTTCGACAAAGGTGCAGTTACGCATCTGCCTTATATTATGAAGTGGCTCGGCATAGCCTACAGCGGCAACATCATGCGGACCAGCTGTGCCAGTGATGTGGGCAGATCCTGCGAGAATATGGGCGATTACTATGAGGTCCTGAAGGATTATAATATGCAGGCTGTTGCGCTCTACCTGTACACGGGCGATATCAAGCTCAAGGAAGACGGTTCACTGCCGGATGATGCGGAGAAGAAGCTGACTGATTATTTCGAGCAGTATAGCCCGTATTTCCAGTACTATGAGGTGGATAATGAGCCCGGATTGTTCAACCGTTCCAAAGCGGTCAATCTGGCAATAGCCGACTGGCTGAACAAGAAGGGTAAGACGATCGCACCGCATCTGCAGACGGTTGCCCCGGGCTGGGCATACTGGCCGGGCTACAGCGAAGACTCCTGCGGCAACCAGAAGGGGACGGTCAAGCAATGCGGCGATCCGGACGGCTGGGAACGTGACCCGGAGCAGCGCAATGAGCTGGAGGAAGTAACGGATTTGACCAATGGGCATTCCTATGGGGAATCCTACATTTTCAGCAACGGAGGCAGCTTTACAGAGAACCTGAAGACCTTCGGTGGAGCGGTTGACGGCCTCAGCAAAAAAATGCTCACCACAGAATTCGGCACCTCGGATACCCATGTGGATGCTTATCAATACGGCGCATCCGAGCGGACTGCGGCTGTGTTCGACCGGATTATGCGGGGGCATATCGGATATGCCGATATGTTTGTGCAGCATGCCGCTTTCTTCAAAAACTTCAGTCTGTTCAAGTACGGCTTCAACCTGGAGGAGCATGATCCGGGAGCTACGGAGATTTATTATACCAAAGAAGGTGAAGACTCACGCGTCAGTATTATGCGCCGGCTGGATCTGGCTTATGCCACGCACGGGACACCGCTGAGCTACCAGATTACTAACAAAGACGATTTGGCTGATAAGCTGGTGTACGTGCGGGCGGTAGATACTTCAACCCTTGAGCCGCTGGCAGGCAGCGGAGCCACCTCCAACAAGCTGCTGGTGAACTTCGTCAATTTCGAAGAAACCGAGCAGACGGTTAAAGTGAAGGTGACCATGCCGGAGAAGACAGTATACGAAGGTGAACGGTTTGGCAGCGGGGATACTTATGATGAGGCGCGCAGCTATATATCGGGCAGAAATGCCTTACCTGTGCTGGAATTCACCGAAACGCTGGCTCCGGGTGAGGCGGTGCAGTATATTCTGCAGCCTTCTTCCGAAGTGGCGGATGTGGCGCCGCAAGGCTTCAAGGCTGCGGCAGTCAAAGGACTGTCGATGCATCTCAGCTGGCTGGAGGCTCCCGGGGCAAGCTATGAAGTGCTCCGGGCCGACGGCCCCAGCGGAGATTTGAAGGTTATTGCTACCGGTGTGCAGAGTACAGAGTACACCGACAGGAAACTGCAGGAGGGCACGCTCTATACTTATGCTGTAAGAGTGTCAGGCTCTGGCGTTATGTCAGAGAAGACGCAGATTACGGCCACCGAACTCGTCCCGCTGGACCGGACCGGCTGGAAGGTCACGTCCAACGTGAATACGGCAGCCTCGAAACCGGAGAGTGCCATTGATGGAGACCGGCGCACACGCTGGGATACCGGCAAGCACCAGGCATCAGGGGAATACTTCCAGATTGATCTGGGTGCAGTACATGCAGTAGAAGCCATTGATCTTGATTATACGTTATCGTCATATGACTATCCGCGGGGATATACCGTCCAGGTATCGGATGATGCCAAGAGCTGGAGACAGGTAGCATCCGGCAAAGGGAAGCTGGAGATGACCAAGATTGCCTTTTCACCGGTCAAAACCCGCTATATCCGCATTCTGCAGACAGGCTCCGGAGGCAACTATTGGTCGATTCAGGAGCTGCAGGTGTATTCAAGAGAATAAAGGACGGCATAATAACCTCCGTGGATTTCAGAACCCACCGGGGTTTTTTGCTGCGGAGTAAATATGGGAAAGGAGTGAACCGGACCGATGACTCATCTTGCCGATCAAATTATTCTGCTGCTGGCGGCGTTATTGCTGGTAGGCGTGCTGTCCACCAAATTCTCCACCCGTTTTGGAATGCCTGCACTGGTTCTGTTTATCGCTGCCGGGATGGTGCTCAGCCATTTTATTTATTTCAACAATGCTTCCTTAACACAGATCGCCGGAATTTTTGCGCTGGTGGTCATTCTGTTTGAGGGCGGAATGCAGACGAGCATGAAGGATATCCGTCCGATTATGAAGCCGGCGCTGTCGCTGGCTACGGCAGGTGTACTGCTGACTACAGTAATTGTCGGTGTTTTTGCCAGATTTGTCCTAGGCGTGCCGTGGGCGGAGAGCTTCCTGTTCGGGGCGATTGTCGGTTCAACGGACGCGGCAGCAGTGTTCTCCGTACTCGGAGGCAAAAATATTGATAAACGCCTGACCTCCACACTCGAAGCAGAGTCCGGCAGCAACGATCCGATGGCGGTATTTCTCACCGTTTCCCTGATCGAATGGATACAGCATCCCGATACCGCAATCTGGAGCCTGGTACTGTCCTTTTTCTGGGAGATGGGGATCGGTCTCCTGCTGGGGATTCTTATCGGGAAGCTGGCTACATATCTGATCAACCGGATTAATCTGGACTCTACCGGGCTGTATCCGGTGATGGCAATCGGCTTTGCTGTTCTGACCTACGGGCTCTCAGCGATGGTGCACAGCAGCGGTCTGCTTGCCGTCTATGTTATGGGGCTGGTGCTGGGGAACTCTGAGCTGATGTATCACCGTACGATTATGAATTTCAATCACGGCTTTGCCTGGATGATGCAGATCGCCATGTTCATTCTGCTCGGGCTGCTGGTCTTTCCCCAGGAGCTGGCGGACATTGCCTGGCAGGGCATATTGCTCTCTGTCATTCTGATGGTCGTGGCCAGACCTGCGGGGGTATTCATCAGTCTTCTGTTTG
This window encodes:
- a CDS encoding discoidin domain-containing protein — encoded protein: MSELSAAKDAGPAVPEGTVLWKLGQHDGSAAEFAAAGSNGAKGVFSIASSTVKAAELQTIPSGLHGETNPELRITYKLDKIPVNGVLFRVSILDAYKSVPQMSVFSNRQLSGIIQIAGVDGTDSKYDFRKTYELYIPKEQLISGTNELTLRAARGIYSSAAEDKYNWWTWDDLSLEALKTPVKEPIHGSYTLTGTMVNNKQFYFDKGAVTHLPYIMKWLGIAYSGNIMRTSCASDVGRSCENMGDYYEVLKDYNMQAVALYLYTGDIKLKEDGSLPDDAEKKLTDYFEQYSPYFQYYEVDNEPGLFNRSKAVNLAIADWLNKKGKTIAPHLQTVAPGWAYWPGYSEDSCGNQKGTVKQCGDPDGWERDPEQRNELEEVTDLTNGHSYGESYIFSNGGSFTENLKTFGGAVDGLSKKMLTTEFGTSDTHVDAYQYGASERTAAVFDRIMRGHIGYADMFVQHAAFFKNFSLFKYGFNLEEHDPGATEIYYTKEGEDSRVSIMRRLDLAYATHGTPLSYQITNKDDLADKLVYVRAVDTSTLEPLAGSGATSNKLLVNFVNFEETEQTVKVKVTMPEKTVYEGERFGSGDTYDEARSYISGRNALPVLEFTETLAPGEAVQYILQPSSEVADVAPQGFKAAAVKGLSMHLSWLEAPGASYEVLRADGPSGDLKVIATGVQSTEYTDRKLQEGTLYTYAVRVSGSGVMSEKTQITATELVPLDRTGWKVTSNVNTAASKPESAIDGDRRTRWDTGKHQASGEYFQIDLGAVHAVEAIDLDYTLSSYDYPRGYTVQVSDDAKSWRQVASGKGKLEMTKIAFSPVKTRYIRILQTGSGGNYWSIQELQVYSRE
- a CDS encoding potassium/proton antiporter; this translates as MTHLADQIILLLAALLLVGVLSTKFSTRFGMPALVLFIAAGMVLSHFIYFNNASLTQIAGIFALVVILFEGGMQTSMKDIRPIMKPALSLATAGVLLTTVIVGVFARFVLGVPWAESFLFGAIVGSTDAAAVFSVLGGKNIDKRLTSTLEAESGSNDPMAVFLTVSLIEWIQHPDTAIWSLVLSFFWEMGIGLLLGILIGKLATYLINRINLDSTGLYPVMAIGFAVLTYGLSAMVHSSGLLAVYVMGLVLGNSELMYHRTIMNFNHGFAWMMQIAMFILLGLLVFPQELADIAWQGILLSVILMVVARPAGVFISLLFAKFSFREKTLISWAGLRGAVPIVLATYPLLAGLPQGRLFFNVVFFVVLTSAVIQGTTISPLASRLKLVGREDAGQPSLMELVALGKTDSEFNHIGIDRHMPIAGMQIAQIGLPDDILFTAIIRNKSIVTPHGSTVIEPGDTVYVLSPKSKRDEMRAIFRSGKGKAAETDTTMV